A stretch of Brachyspira suanatina DNA encodes these proteins:
- a CDS encoding PhoH family protein, whose amino-acid sequence MKIKLPYLGRNIEMKTVSQGEYLYKMQKSDIIFSTGAAGTGKTFLSVAYAINLLSEGKIERIIITRPVVEAGESLGYLPGDFKEKISPYMRPVYDALYSIISADMISRYTEEGKIEVAPLAYMRGRTLSRSFIILDEAQNTTISQMKMFLSRIGEKSKVVVTGDISQSDLPKNAQSGLEHALKILSNINGISFHHFEKKDVIRHHLVSKILEAYDNADY is encoded by the coding sequence ATGAAAATAAAATTGCCTTATTTGGGCAGAAATATAGAAATGAAAACTGTATCTCAGGGAGAATATTTATATAAGATGCAAAAAAGCGATATAATATTTTCTACAGGTGCTGCAGGTACAGGTAAGACTTTTCTTTCCGTGGCTTATGCTATAAATTTACTTTCTGAAGGAAAAATAGAACGTATAATTATAACAAGACCTGTTGTAGAAGCAGGTGAGAGTTTAGGATATTTGCCTGGTGATTTTAAAGAAAAAATATCTCCTTATATGCGTCCTGTTTATGATGCTCTGTACAGCATTATATCTGCCGATATGATATCAAGATATACTGAAGAAGGTAAAATAGAAGTAGCTCCTCTTGCATATATGAGAGGAAGAACTTTAAGCCGATCTTTTATCATACTTGATGAGGCACAAAATACTACTATATCTCAGATGAAAATGTTTTTAAGCAGAATAGGGGAGAAGTCTAAAGTTGTTGTTACGGGCGATATATCTCAAAGTGATTTACCAAAAAATGCTCAGTCAGGACTAGAGCATGCTTTGAAAATATTAAGCAATATAAACGGTATTAGTTTTCATCATTTTGAAAAAAAAGATGTTATAAGGCATCATTTAGTTTCTAAAATATTAGAGGCTTATGATAATGCTGATTATTAA
- the coaBC gene encoding bifunctional phosphopantothenoylcysteine decarboxylase/phosphopantothenate--cysteine ligase CoaBC: MRILLAITSSISAYKTPFLVSHLKKQGHNVICAVTKNAQNMVGIKALETMSGNKVITDLWQEDDILRHIHINEETDILLIAPADVNIIGKIANGICDDAISTIACAYTKKKYFAPAMNPHMWANKANQKNVKYLIEELNYELIPPESGNMACNDEGVGRLADLDTIIKTVTSNNESLKYNNIRFTITSGATIEWIDPIRYITNNSSGKMGASIYEEISSNGGISIYIEGKVNDSLAVKNNDKKIKINTTKELQDNVLNELDNTDILLMAAAPLDFRPAQVFDKKVKKHNINTIELIENDDILASSKNKKKNGTLIVSFAAETAENDEELKNYAVDKMKRKDADMIVANKIQDAIGKDTNKITIFFKDGRFKSFPLLSKKECAKEIVSEAVSEWKKKNNITGF, translated from the coding sequence ATGAGAATTTTACTTGCAATAACAAGCTCAATATCTGCATATAAAACTCCTTTCCTTGTTAGTCATTTAAAAAAACAAGGCCATAATGTTATTTGTGCAGTTACAAAAAATGCACAAAACATGGTAGGTATTAAAGCATTAGAAACTATGAGCGGAAATAAAGTAATAACAGATTTATGGCAGGAAGATGATATCCTTAGGCATATTCACATTAATGAAGAAACAGATATATTATTAATTGCCCCTGCCGATGTTAATATTATAGGAAAAATAGCAAATGGTATATGCGATGATGCAATAAGTACAATAGCATGTGCATATACAAAAAAGAAATATTTTGCTCCTGCTATGAATCCTCATATGTGGGCTAATAAAGCAAATCAAAAAAATGTTAAATATTTAATAGAAGAATTAAATTATGAACTAATACCGCCTGAAAGCGGAAATATGGCATGCAATGATGAAGGTGTTGGAAGGCTTGCTGATCTTGATACTATAATAAAAACAGTAACTTCAAATAATGAATCATTGAAATACAATAATATCAGATTCACTATCACATCAGGAGCTACAATAGAATGGATAGACCCTATAAGATATATCACTAATAATTCAAGCGGAAAAATGGGAGCTTCTATATATGAAGAAATATCTTCAAATGGTGGAATATCTATATATATAGAGGGCAAAGTTAATGATTCTTTAGCTGTAAAAAATAATGATAAAAAAATTAAAATAAATACTACTAAAGAATTGCAGGATAATGTATTAAATGAACTTGATAATACAGATATACTTCTTATGGCTGCTGCTCCTTTAGATTTCAGACCTGCACAAGTTTTTGATAAAAAGGTAAAAAAACATAATATAAATACTATAGAATTAATTGAAAATGATGATATACTTGCATCTTCAAAAAATAAAAAGAAAAATGGAACATTAATAGTATCTTTTGCTGCGGAAACTGCTGAAAATGATGAGGAACTAAAAAATTATGCTGTAGATAAGATGAAAAGAAAAGATGCTGATATGATAGTTGCAAACAAAATACAGGATGCTATAGGAAAAGATACTAATAAAATTACAATATTTTTTAAAGACGGAAGATTTAAATCTTTTCCTCTTTTAAGTAAAAAAGAATGTGCTAAAGAAATAGTTTCTGAAGCTGTTTCAGAATGGAAGAAAAAAAATAATATTACGGGATTTTAA
- a CDS encoding ABC transporter ATP-binding protein has protein sequence MSYLYEIKEISKIYGHGGGATQALKSVNLTIEEGKLTAILGPSGSGKSTLLNILGALDKPTSGQVLFLGEDISHYSDKRLAKFRRENIGFVFQSYNLLPNLTAIENVEFSTEITGLSRGNAEEALKLLGLENRVKHYPTELSGGEQQRVSIARAIAKKPKVVLCDEPTGALDNKTGVMALKILRDLNRNLGTSIILITHSKEIAKMADTVVKILSGEVLDKYDVPNPLNPEDIEW, from the coding sequence ATGAGCTATCTTTATGAAATAAAAGAAATTAGTAAGATATATGGACATGGTGGAGGTGCTACACAGGCATTAAAATCTGTTAACCTTACAATAGAAGAAGGAAAACTTACTGCTATATTAGGACCTAGCGGTTCAGGAAAAAGTACTTTGCTTAATATATTAGGTGCTTTGGATAAACCTACAAGCGGACAGGTATTATTTTTGGGTGAGGATATTTCTCATTATAGTGATAAAAGATTAGCTAAATTTAGAAGAGAAAATATAGGATTCGTATTTCAAAGCTATAACTTACTTCCTAACCTAACAGCTATAGAGAATGTTGAATTTTCTACTGAAATTACAGGACTTTCAAGAGGTAATGCAGAAGAGGCTTTAAAATTATTAGGTCTTGAAAACAGAGTAAAACATTATCCTACAGAATTATCCGGAGGAGAACAGCAAAGAGTTAGTATAGCACGTGCCATAGCTAAAAAGCCTAAAGTGGTATTATGCGATGAGCCTACTGGAGCATTAGATAATAAAACAGGTGTTATGGCTCTAAAAATACTTAGAGACCTAAACAGAAATTTAGGAACAAGCATCATACTTATTACACATAGTAAAGAAATAGCTAAAATGGCTGATACTGTTGTGAAAATTTTAAGCGGTGAAGTATTAGATAAATATGATGTGCCAAATCCTTTGAATCCTGAAGATATAGAGTGGTAA
- a CDS encoding ABC transporter permease, whose amino-acid sequence MINIKTKLLFRKIYKQLAIFMSAVFIVTLAVLFFVAVKTVYRDFKLSAENYFEENTLDDLVLFGMFNTNDIETLEEMKGIDKVVAKHRFQGKIDNIDAIIYGTDNSEDRINKPYVYEGKSELKTNEIAINKNFAEANSLKLGDTVELVFNDKTNSFVIAALVSYPNYVFLFKDGASTASEAKDFAVIEVHEDHFNYIPYNSIYIKYTEDANKQNVENLIRIKLKQKIFLFTDRKQSVNYVNYEQTLLQIDSFSYICPSILLLMAILLLYIIQRRNVAVERKQIGIMKAIGLTDFSIMFMYIKYSFLVSFFGILLAFIASNFLLPPIFNALGNIFDMPNFNHNTYIDLWIISAAIILFVCIFSNLLAAVSILKLNPAQSMRGEPPKGSGKSFVEKLPIWNKFSFNTRYAIKNASRSKTRYLASLWGMFAAISMTIFAQGFNNSFDYFLYNLYEKFALYDVVANVNPTKWEDNSDILTNDGIKYYDKAAIYQARLYPAFEDNAESLYIPALIYKDSFSSMDIPNNNDKEDSVMIPKYLAEKLNIKENDYIGIELYTLGNSISRRVKVSKFVDQQGMFYIYIDKNFAEETFDIKNVYNSIFISTKDDFTKEDMKDILDKSKEVSYYSFRSDEYEAYKNQIATIYLLVQILIFIAFLLGATSLYGVGVITLATRRYEFTLLKVMGYTTKEIMIASLKETITQIIVAIPLGIAAGYGILYLVKKPFSSKLFSFVPHVYQSSYILAIALLVTVIFLVSIMSAYYINRLDMVEGLKDREE is encoded by the coding sequence ATGATTAATATAAAAACTAAACTATTATTTAGAAAAATATATAAGCAGCTTGCTATATTTATGTCTGCTGTATTTATAGTAACATTAGCTGTACTTTTCTTTGTTGCCGTAAAAACAGTATATAGAGATTTTAAATTGTCAGCTGAAAATTATTTTGAAGAAAATACATTAGACGATTTAGTATTATTCGGTATGTTTAATACCAATGATATAGAAACTCTTGAAGAAATGAAAGGCATTGATAAAGTAGTTGCTAAGCATAGATTTCAGGGTAAAATAGATAATATTGATGCTATAATTTATGGCACTGATAATTCTGAAGATAGGATAAATAAGCCTTATGTATATGAAGGAAAATCTGAATTAAAAACTAATGAAATAGCAATCAATAAAAATTTTGCAGAAGCTAACTCTCTAAAATTAGGCGATACTGTAGAATTAGTATTTAATGATAAAACCAATTCATTTGTTATAGCCGCTTTAGTATCTTATCCTAATTATGTATTTTTATTTAAAGACGGAGCAAGCACTGCTTCAGAAGCTAAAGATTTTGCAGTTATAGAAGTTCATGAGGATCATTTTAATTATATACCTTACAATTCAATATATATAAAATACACAGAAGATGCAAATAAACAAAATGTTGAAAATCTAATAAGAATAAAATTAAAACAAAAAATATTCTTATTCACAGATAGAAAACAATCCGTTAACTATGTGAACTATGAACAAACATTGCTTCAAATAGATTCTTTTTCATATATATGTCCTTCTATACTTCTTCTTATGGCAATACTTTTACTTTATATTATACAAAGAAGAAATGTTGCCGTAGAAAGAAAACAAATAGGTATAATGAAAGCTATTGGACTTACAGATTTTTCTATAATGTTTATGTATATAAAATATTCATTCTTAGTATCATTTTTTGGTATACTTTTAGCTTTTATTGCAAGCAATTTCCTTTTGCCTCCTATATTCAATGCTTTAGGAAATATATTCGATATGCCTAATTTTAATCATAACACCTATATAGATTTATGGATAATATCAGCAGCAATTATATTATTCGTATGCATATTCTCTAATCTTTTGGCTGCTGTATCAATATTGAAATTAAATCCTGCTCAGTCTATGAGAGGAGAGCCTCCTAAAGGATCAGGTAAAAGTTTTGTAGAAAAATTACCGATTTGGAATAAATTTTCTTTCAATACAAGATATGCTATAAAAAATGCATCAAGAAGCAAAACAAGATATTTAGCATCTCTTTGGGGAATGTTCGCTGCTATAAGTATGACTATATTTGCTCAGGGATTTAATAATTCTTTTGACTATTTTCTATACAACTTATACGAAAAGTTTGCTTTATATGATGTTGTTGCAAATGTAAATCCTACAAAATGGGAAGATAATTCTGATATATTAACTAATGATGGTATTAAATATTATGATAAAGCAGCTATTTATCAGGCAAGGTTATATCCTGCATTTGAAGATAATGCTGAAAGTTTATATATACCTGCTTTGATATATAAAGACAGTTTTTCTTCTATGGATATACCTAATAATAATGATAAAGAAGATTCTGTAATGATTCCTAAATATTTAGCTGAAAAATTAAATATTAAAGAAAATGATTATATTGGAATAGAGTTATATACTTTAGGAAATAGTATTTCAAGAAGAGTTAAAGTAAGCAAATTCGTTGATCAGCAAGGTATGTTTTATATCTATATAGATAAAAATTTTGCTGAGGAAACATTCGATATAAAAAATGTTTATAACAGCATATTTATATCAACTAAAGATGATTTCACTAAGGAAGATATGAAAGATATATTGGATAAAAGTAAAGAGGTTTCATATTACAGCTTCAGAAGTGATGAATATGAGGCTTATAAAAATCAGATAGCCACTATATATCTTTTGGTGCAGATACTTATATTCATAGCATTCTTACTTGGTGCTACTTCTCTTTATGGTGTAGGTGTTATAACGCTTGCAACTAGAAGATATGAATTCACGCTTCTAAAAGTTATGGGATATACCACAAAAGAAATTATGATAGCCTCATTAAAAGAAACTATCACACAAATAATAGTTGCTATACCATTAGGAATAGCGGCAGGATACGGAATATTATATTTAGTAAAAAAACCTTTCTCAAGCAAATTATTTTCATTCGTTCCGCATGTATATCAGTCAAGCTATATACTTGCTATAGCATTGCTTGTAACTGTAATATTCCTTGTATCTATAATGAGTGCTTATTATATAAATAGATTGGATATGGTTGAAGGATTAAAGGACAGAGAAGAATAA
- a CDS encoding N-acetylneuraminate synthase family protein — protein sequence MLKLKDLINKKGYFIIAEAGCNHEGDLNTAIKLIQEAAKSGADAVKFQSFTQKTLFAAKEYTKILKLKDDALDGVDNIILKKEWYEPLIKEAKKNKIIFITTPFSVDSVNDIVSYDIPIIKIASCDIDNIPLLEAVAKTQKPVILSTGLALNKDIKEALKILKKNEVALLHCSVEYPTPLQNARLNRISVMKNLFKNNIIGYSDHTIGIEAPIIAVSLGAKIIEKHFTVTPEKETGDHIISLDTNGMSEMIKSIDKTLTMLGGDTASKKEHVLSKQEKKELVYAKRGIYLSHAMLRGEIITEKDLIALRPCVGIPAKYYNKVLGMKLKVDKKSNTALSFKDLKK from the coding sequence ATGTTAAAATTAAAAGATCTTATAAATAAAAAAGGATATTTCATAATAGCTGAAGCAGGATGTAATCATGAAGGCGATTTAAATACTGCAATAAAACTTATTCAAGAAGCTGCTAAATCCGGTGCTGATGCTGTAAAATTTCAAAGCTTCACACAAAAAACTTTATTCGCCGCAAAAGAATATACTAAAATTTTGAAATTAAAAGATGATGCTTTAGACGGTGTTGATAATATCATATTAAAAAAAGAATGGTATGAACCGTTAATAAAAGAAGCTAAAAAAAATAAAATCATATTTATAACAACTCCTTTTTCTGTAGATTCTGTAAATGATATTGTAAGCTACGATATACCTATAATAAAAATAGCTTCATGCGATATAGATAATATACCTTTGCTTGAAGCTGTTGCTAAGACTCAAAAGCCTGTCATACTTTCAACAGGGCTAGCTTTAAATAAAGATATAAAAGAAGCCTTAAAAATATTGAAAAAAAATGAAGTAGCATTATTACATTGCTCTGTAGAATACCCTACTCCTTTACAGAATGCTAGACTCAACAGAATATCTGTTATGAAAAATCTATTTAAAAATAATATAATAGGATATTCAGATCATACTATAGGTATTGAAGCTCCTATAATTGCTGTTTCTTTAGGTGCTAAAATAATAGAAAAACACTTTACTGTTACACCTGAAAAAGAAACAGGAGATCATATAATTAGCTTAGATACAAATGGCATGTCTGAAATGATAAAGTCTATTGATAAAACATTAACTATGCTTGGAGGCGATACTGCAAGCAAGAAAGAGCATGTATTAAGCAAGCAGGAAAAAAAGGAACTTGTATATGCCAAAAGAGGTATTTATTTAAGCCATGCTATGCTTAGAGGTGAAATAATCACAGAAAAAGATTTAATAGCTTTAAGACCTTGCGTTGGAATACCTGCCAAATATTATAATAAAGTTTTAGGTATGAAATTAAAGGTTGATAAAAAATCAAATACTGCTTTAAGTTTTAAAGATTTAAAAAAATAA